A genome region from Musa acuminata AAA Group cultivar baxijiao chromosome BXJ3-5, Cavendish_Baxijiao_AAA, whole genome shotgun sequence includes the following:
- the LOC135637697 gene encoding AT-hook motif nuclear-localized protein 20-like, translating into MSNPWWAGNLGLPRVEPASSGRKKLEDEMQPKGTEPFGSRADDEDDRDNNDDPKEGAVEVGSRRPRGRPPGSKNKPKPPIFITRDSPNALRSHVMEVAAGADVADCIAQYARRRQCGVSVLSGAGAVANVTLRQPAAPGSVVALHGRFEILSLTGTFLPGPAPPGTSGLAVYLAGGQGQVVGGTVVGSLIATGPVMVVAATFATATYERLPLEEEDEAAGANAGLPSSLTGGMPDPSLLNMYSLPPNLMPNGGQLGHDALAWAHARPPPY; encoded by the coding sequence ATGTCGAACCCCTGGTGGGCGGGGAACCTGGGCCTTCCCAGAGTTGAACCGGCGTCCTCCGGTCGCAAAAAGCTGGAGGACGAGATGCAGCCCAAGGGAACCGAGCCCTTCGGCTCCCGAGCAGACGACGAGGACGACCGCGACAACAACGACGACCCCAAAGAGGGGGCGGTGGAGGTCGGCAGCcgccgcccccgcgggcgcccccCTGGATCAAAGAACAAGCCGAAGCCGCCGATCTTCATCACCCGCGACAGCCCCAACGCACTCCGCAGCCACGTGATGGAGGTGGCCGCCGGGGCCGACGTAGCCGACTGCATCGCGCAGTACGCGCGCCGCCGGCAGTGCGGCGTCAGCGTGCTCAGCGGCGCCGGTGCAGTCGCCAACGTCACGCTCCGCCAGCCCGCCGCACCCGGCTCCGTCGTCGCCCTGCATGGCCGCTTCGAGATCCTGTCGCTCACCGGCACGTTCCTGCCGGGTCCAGCCCCGCCGGGGACCAGCGGCCTGGCCGTCTACCTCGCCGGCGGTCAGGGCCAGGTGgtcggtggcaccgtcgtggggtCGCTCATCGCGACGGGGCCTGTCATGGTGGTCGCCGCCACGTTCGCTACCGCTACCTACGAGAGGCTGCCACTCGAGGAGGAAGACGAAGCCGCAGGCGCCAACGCCGGATTGCCGAGCTCACTCACGGGTGGGATGCCCGATCCATCGTTGCTCAACATGTACAGCTTGCCGCCGAATCTAATGCCCAACGGCGGGCAGCTCGGCCACGACGCGCTCGCGTGGGCTCATGCGCGCCCCCCGCCATACTAG